Proteins encoded together in one Candidatus Acidiferrales bacterium window:
- a CDS encoding glycoside hydrolase family 44 protein yields the protein MRNLLPILVFFFLPTYIIAQNVSFTVMAADSAKPISPYIYGTNQLLAGGENWTAMRIGGNRLTGYNWENNASNAGSDWFQSSDDYLTSVFNIPSDSSNIPAIVTEAFYNQAHQIGSYPLVTLQMAGFVAKDKNGTVDSSETAPSSRWAYVAFQKGSHLSLQPDTGDDTVFMDEYVNFLVSKYGTASAPTGIRGYELDNEPDLWNSTHPRLHPLQPTCQEIISRSVNLSRAVKKIDSSAEIFGPVSYGFNGYLSFQGAPDWSTVSAGKGYSWFLDYYLDQMKRASDSTGKRLLDVLDLHWYPEAQGSDGNRIVNSNATTTVDNLARVQAPRTLWDPSYKEQSWIAQYFPSYLPLIPKVMESIGRYYPGTKLAFTEINYGGENDISGALATDDVLGIFAKYGVYLATFWQLNGPSQFISAAYKMYRNYDGEDSKFGDYYIPSRTSDSVDFSIYASIKSDENKIHLIVINKNYNTGVTGSFSILSSKQITGGRVWELNRYGSQIHELDSVTNISNNAFSYPIEAASICHFVLQTSATTNIVERNRTPDKFELAAYPNPFNPSCRIQYNIPDNSISRLEVYSVTGALIKTFDGLSHSGSLTWDGTNENKRKVASGVYFAILRNAEHLFATEKLLLLK from the coding sequence ATGAGAAATCTCTTACCAATACTGGTCTTTTTCTTTCTTCCGACTTATATCATTGCTCAGAACGTTTCCTTCACTGTGATGGCAGCCGATTCGGCAAAGCCGATCAGTCCGTACATCTATGGAACAAATCAGCTGTTAGCCGGTGGAGAAAACTGGACCGCTATGCGAATCGGCGGGAACCGTCTTACCGGCTACAACTGGGAAAACAACGCATCCAATGCAGGCAGTGATTGGTTTCAATCGAGCGACGACTATCTCACATCAGTATTTAACATACCTTCGGACAGTTCCAATATTCCCGCGATTGTTACCGAGGCATTTTATAATCAGGCTCATCAGATCGGTTCTTATCCTCTCGTCACGCTTCAAATGGCAGGTTTCGTCGCGAAGGATAAGAATGGAACGGTTGATTCGTCGGAGACCGCTCCATCTTCGCGGTGGGCTTATGTGGCGTTTCAAAAAGGATCTCACCTTTCGCTTCAACCCGATACAGGCGATGACACTGTTTTCATGGATGAATATGTGAACTTTTTGGTGAGCAAATACGGAACTGCAAGCGCGCCCACCGGTATTCGCGGCTATGAGTTAGATAATGAACCCGACCTTTGGAATTCAACGCATCCGAGGCTTCATCCCTTGCAGCCGACGTGCCAGGAGATTATTTCCAGGTCAGTAAATCTGTCACGAGCTGTGAAGAAGATTGATTCTTCCGCCGAGATATTCGGACCTGTCTCCTACGGATTCAACGGCTATTTGTCTTTTCAAGGTGCCCCCGACTGGAGTACTGTCAGCGCCGGAAAAGGATATTCATGGTTCCTTGATTACTACCTGGATCAAATGAAAAGGGCGAGCGATTCCACAGGCAAAAGACTGCTCGACGTTCTCGACCTGCACTGGTATCCTGAGGCGCAGGGAAGCGACGGAAACAGGATTGTAAACTCCAACGCCACGACGACCGTTGATAACCTGGCGAGAGTTCAAGCCCCGCGGACTCTGTGGGATCCATCTTACAAAGAGCAAAGCTGGATCGCTCAGTATTTTCCATCGTATCTACCCCTCATTCCGAAAGTAATGGAGTCGATCGGCAGATATTATCCCGGAACAAAATTAGCATTTACTGAGATTAACTACGGCGGTGAGAATGACATCTCGGGTGCGCTGGCAACCGATGATGTCCTTGGAATATTTGCGAAGTACGGTGTCTATCTCGCCACATTCTGGCAGCTCAATGGTCCATCTCAATTCATTTCAGCTGCATACAAAATGTACAGGAACTATGATGGCGAAGACTCAAAGTTCGGTGATTATTATATCCCGTCACGAACCAGCGACAGCGTAGACTTCTCGATCTATGCGTCGATAAAGAGCGATGAGAACAAAATCCATCTGATAGTGATAAACAAGAACTACAACACAGGTGTAACCGGCAGCTTTTCCATTCTGTCATCAAAGCAAATCACAGGAGGAAGAGTCTGGGAGCTCAACCGTTATGGCTCGCAGATACATGAGCTCGACAGCGTGACAAATATATCCAACAATGCGTTTTCATACCCGATTGAAGCGGCATCAATCTGCCATTTTGTTTTGCAGACTTCGGCAACGACGAATATTGTCGAGAGAAACAGAACTCCGGACAAATTTGAATTGGCTGCGTATCCAAATCCTTTCAACCCCTCCTGTCGAATCCAGTACAATATCCCGGACAATTCAATCTCAAGACTCGAGGTCTATTCAGTCACCGGTGCTTTAATAAAAACTTTCGACGGGCTTTCTCATTCCGGTTCACTGACATGGGATGGCACGAACGAGAACAAACGGAAGGTAGCGTCGGGTGTGTATTTCGCTATTCTGCGAAATGCGGAACACCTGTTTGCAACAGAGAAATTGCTTTTGCTGAAATAA
- a CDS encoding prephenate dehydrogenase — translation MDEFENFNSLKKIGVIGCGMIGGSIALSLAKSGHRVFVLDLPQNEKSILKHIPFVTVSKSVSDICSEGPEVIFICVPSDKTVEVIKEVAAVAHDGTIITDVAGVKKPVMDAAKECIPKNIVFVGGHPMAGSEKSGVEAAQPFLFQNAVYVLSPLRNYPEETISSLLESIQQLGARILFMDSAKHDKIAAATSHLPQLIAVELVDLINGLSKRDENFNTLAAGGFRDMTRIASSDFAVWKDVIASNRANIDDIIDVFVKRLSDLRVSITQGKLKEVEREFENAKYGRSQIRKGGKGFLHPLYDLYVVVEDKVGVLKEITTTLADSSINIKDIELLKVREGTGGMFRLSFDTEQIMDHAAQMLEREGFQILRKEYEG, via the coding sequence TTGGATGAATTTGAGAATTTTAATTCGCTGAAGAAGATAGGTGTGATCGGTTGCGGAATGATCGGCGGCTCGATTGCGCTGTCGCTCGCCAAAAGCGGTCACCGTGTCTTTGTGCTCGATCTGCCCCAGAATGAGAAGTCGATTTTGAAACATATACCCTTTGTGACAGTATCGAAAAGTGTCTCCGACATATGCAGCGAAGGCCCCGAGGTAATTTTTATTTGCGTCCCCTCAGATAAAACAGTTGAAGTTATCAAAGAAGTCGCGGCCGTTGCACATGATGGCACAATAATTACGGATGTTGCGGGCGTGAAAAAACCTGTCATGGATGCAGCAAAAGAATGCATTCCAAAGAACATCGTTTTTGTGGGCGGACATCCCATGGCAGGTTCCGAAAAATCCGGTGTCGAAGCCGCGCAGCCTTTTCTTTTCCAGAATGCCGTTTATGTCCTCAGCCCGCTGAGAAATTATCCGGAAGAAACAATATCGTCTCTGCTCGAATCCATCCAACAGCTTGGCGCCAGGATATTGTTCATGGATTCGGCAAAACACGACAAGATCGCCGCGGCCACAAGCCACCTGCCGCAGCTCATTGCCGTAGAACTCGTGGATCTGATAAATGGACTTTCGAAGCGTGACGAGAACTTCAACACGCTCGCTGCCGGCGGTTTTAGAGATATGACGAGGATTGCTTCGAGCGACTTCGCCGTGTGGAAAGACGTGATCGCTTCAAACAGAGCCAACATAGATGATATCATCGATGTTTTTGTTAAGAGGCTCTCCGATCTACGTGTCTCCATCACTCAGGGGAAGCTTAAAGAAGTGGAGCGCGAATTTGAAAACGCCAAATATGGCCGTTCACAAATTCGTAAAGGCGGGAAAGGATTCTTGCATCCCCTCTATGACCTTTACGTGGTTGTTGAAGACAAAGTCGGAGTTCTCAAAGAAATTACTACAACGCTCGCCGATTCAAGCATAAACATAAAGGATATCGAGCTTCTGAAAGTACGAGAAGGTACAGGCGGGATGTTCAGACTCTCATTCGACACGGAACAGATCATGGATCACGCCGCACAAATGCTTGAACGGGAGGGTTTTCAAATTTTGCGGAAAGAATACGAAGGTTAG
- the lptC gene encoding LPS export ABC transporter periplasmic protein LptC: MKKILPGIFAVFILDVCCQLPAIVLTGCEEKLKPTVVPISGNPPDQESWNSTILFTDSGITKGVLKAGHAVVFNNQSKTYLGDSVRVDFFDDRGVHTSYLTSDSGIVNDQTNDLEAIGNVYAHNDSGTTLWTQQLYWNNRTQKVTSDVFVRIVSPKETIQGIGMESDRDLRNYKIFNVSGEAKSEK, translated from the coding sequence ATGAAAAAAATTCTCCCGGGAATTTTTGCTGTTTTTATTTTAGACGTATGCTGTCAGTTGCCGGCTATCGTCCTTACCGGCTGCGAAGAAAAATTGAAACCTACAGTGGTACCGATTTCCGGGAATCCTCCCGATCAGGAGAGCTGGAATTCGACGATACTTTTCACCGATAGCGGAATAACGAAAGGAGTTCTAAAAGCAGGACACGCCGTGGTATTCAACAATCAAAGCAAGACTTACCTCGGCGACAGTGTCCGCGTCGATTTTTTCGACGATCGCGGAGTCCACACGAGTTATCTCACTTCCGACAGCGGCATTGTGAATGACCAGACAAACGATCTCGAAGCGATCGGGAACGTATACGCCCATAACGACAGCGGGACGACTTTATGGACCCAGCAACTCTACTGGAACAACAGGACCCAAAAGGTTACTTCAGATGTTTTCGTGAGGATCGTCTCCCCGAAGGAGACCATACAAGGAATCGGTATGGAATCTGACCGCGATCTCAGGAATTACAAGATATTCAACGTCAGCGGGGAGGCAAAATCTGAAAAGTGA
- the lptB gene encoding LPS export ABC transporter ATP-binding protein, with translation MNESSTAQMDYTLSESSVLHSRGLYKRYKKRYVVNDVSVEVRQGEVVGLLGPNGAGKTTTFYMMVGMVKPNSGNVFIGVTQITGLPMYKRARLGIGYLPQEASIFRKMTVEDNIMAVLEYRKLNGTVRRDQADRLVEELGLSNIRKTLGYALSGGERRRTEIARALASDPKFMLLDEPFAGIDPLAVEDIMKIVVNLKKRGIGVLITDHNVHETLSIVDRAYLLFEGKILKEGTSEFLANDTEARKLYLGENFRLDRY, from the coding sequence ATGAACGAGTCTTCAACTGCACAAATGGATTATACGCTCTCTGAAAGCAGCGTATTGCATTCGCGCGGTCTATATAAAAGGTATAAAAAAAGATACGTTGTGAATGACGTCTCAGTCGAAGTCCGTCAAGGTGAGGTTGTCGGTCTACTCGGACCGAACGGCGCCGGCAAGACGACAACTTTCTATATGATGGTCGGAATGGTTAAGCCAAACTCGGGAAACGTATTCATAGGCGTCACTCAGATCACGGGATTGCCGATGTACAAGAGGGCGCGCCTCGGAATCGGATATTTGCCGCAGGAGGCTTCTATTTTTCGGAAGATGACGGTTGAGGATAATATCATGGCTGTCCTCGAATACAGGAAATTAAATGGAACGGTAAGAAGGGATCAGGCCGACCGGCTTGTCGAAGAACTGGGACTTTCGAACATCCGCAAAACTCTCGGTTACGCTCTCAGCGGCGGCGAGCGAAGAAGAACCGAAATAGCCCGCGCGCTCGCATCCGATCCGAAGTTCATGCTCCTCGATGAACCTTTTGCCGGAATCGATCCTCTTGCGGTCGAAGACATAATGAAAATCGTGGTGAACCTGAAAAAGCGAGGGATCGGAGTTCTGATAACCGACCATAACGTCCACGAAACACTTTCTATCGTGGATCGTGCTTACTTATTGTTCGAAGGGAAAATATTAAAAGAGGGGACGTCAGAGTTCCTCGCAAACGATACGGAAGCTAGAAAGCTCTATCTCGGAGAGAATTTTAGACTGGACCGATACTGA
- the lptC gene encoding LPS export ABC transporter periplasmic protein LptC encodes MSLTFSDKKDGKEVTGSKNLEAVIRTLRIPCIFLIASRLLPLVAANAQEQTVRLIHADSLVGYSLNGDSYRDLVGHVVMQRGNTTLNCDRAVQNMTLDIVDLYGNVRVEDDTLTLRTKHGTYFGKTSTVSSDSAVYLNDRRRTLTADRGNYNTDTKVAQFFGDVFVRDSASQLTSDQLIYYREEEKTFADVNVRIKSLENNITVRGFHFEDYSKRNYSLMTGEPLLVQIDTSSDGKIDTMMITSLIMEAYRDSANERFIAKDSVQIIRGSLSAHCGYGIYFSKDSMVVLEKEPVVWHEDNQLTGDSITVYIRDKKIDHVVVDGAAFAVSQSDSIFADRYNQLKGKKLTMYLNDRKVDHIIVENNATSLYYLYDKNKPNGVNRVSGDRVVMYFKDGKIERIAVISGVEGTYYPEKLVKGGVDSYNLAGFIYYRNRPEKSEFPREWTKISQLDK; translated from the coding sequence GTGAGTCTTACCTTCAGCGACAAAAAGGACGGGAAAGAAGTCACCGGTAGCAAGAATCTAGAAGCAGTAATTCGTACGCTGAGAATTCCCTGCATCTTCTTGATCGCCTCCCGCCTGCTCCCTCTCGTCGCGGCTAACGCACAGGAACAGACCGTTCGATTGATTCACGCAGACAGCCTCGTCGGCTACAGTCTAAACGGGGATAGCTACCGCGACCTGGTCGGTCATGTCGTAATGCAGCGAGGAAACACGACTCTGAATTGCGACCGAGCAGTTCAAAACATGACGCTGGATATCGTCGATCTTTACGGCAACGTGAGAGTGGAGGACGATACTCTGACGCTGCGAACAAAACACGGGACGTATTTCGGGAAAACAAGCACCGTTTCAAGCGATAGTGCGGTTTATCTAAACGACAGGCGCCGGACCCTGACCGCGGACAGAGGCAATTACAACACGGATACCAAGGTGGCACAGTTCTTCGGAGACGTTTTTGTCCGCGACTCAGCATCGCAATTGACGTCTGACCAGCTTATTTATTACCGGGAGGAAGAGAAGACATTTGCGGATGTAAACGTCAGGATAAAGAGTCTCGAAAACAATATTACGGTCCGCGGTTTCCATTTCGAAGATTACAGCAAAAGAAACTACAGCCTCATGACCGGAGAACCTCTTCTCGTACAAATCGATACGAGTTCGGACGGAAAAATCGACACGATGATGATTACCTCGTTGATCATGGAAGCTTACCGTGACAGTGCAAACGAGCGGTTCATCGCGAAGGACAGCGTGCAGATAATTCGGGGCTCGCTTTCCGCGCACTGTGGTTATGGAATTTATTTTTCCAAGGACAGCATGGTTGTCCTGGAGAAGGAGCCTGTCGTCTGGCACGAAGATAATCAGCTTACCGGCGACAGCATAACGGTTTACATCCGCGACAAGAAAATTGATCATGTTGTTGTCGACGGCGCGGCGTTCGCTGTGTCGCAGAGCGATTCCATTTTCGCCGACAGATACAACCAGCTCAAAGGCAAAAAACTGACAATGTATCTGAACGACAGGAAGGTGGACCATATCATCGTTGAAAATAACGCAACCAGTTTGTATTATCTTTACGACAAAAATAAACCTAACGGAGTTAACAGAGTCAGCGGTGACCGGGTCGTGATGTATTTCAAGGACGGAAAGATAGAGAGAATCGCGGTAATTAGCGGAGTCGAGGGGACATATTATCCGGAAAAACTTGTCAAGGGTGGAGTAGACTCTTATAACCTGGCGGGTTTTATCTACTACAGAAATCGTCCGGAAAAATCGGAGTTTCCGCGGGAGTGGACAAAAATTTCGCAGTTAGATAAATGA
- the kdsA gene encoding 3-deoxy-8-phosphooctulonate synthase has product MTREIVIGKIKIGNGNPLVIIAGPCVVESRELALKVAAEAKQITGKLRLPYIYKSSYKKANRTSGKSFAGIGMDEALKILEEVRREFELPILTDVHSETEIDAAAEVADVLQIPAFLCRQTELLQAAGKTGKGVNIKKGQFMAPEDMKLQADKVAATGNSKVMLTERGASFGYHNLVVDMRSLVIMRDSGFPVILDATHSVQLPGAEKDKTGGQPEYIFPIARAGVAVGIDGLFLETHPEPRKALSDASTQLPFESFEPLLTQVKKIDMLRREL; this is encoded by the coding sequence ATGACAAGAGAAATCGTAATAGGCAAAATCAAAATCGGAAATGGTAATCCGCTCGTGATTATCGCAGGTCCTTGCGTCGTCGAAAGCCGCGAGCTTGCACTGAAAGTAGCGGCCGAAGCCAAACAGATTACCGGAAAACTTCGCTTGCCCTACATTTATAAATCGAGTTACAAGAAAGCGAATCGCACAAGCGGCAAATCTTTTGCGGGAATTGGAATGGACGAAGCGTTGAAAATTCTCGAAGAGGTGAGAAGAGAATTTGAGCTCCCGATTTTGACGGACGTGCATTCTGAAACTGAAATTGATGCGGCGGCAGAAGTCGCCGATGTTCTGCAGATCCCGGCCTTTCTTTGCAGGCAAACCGAGCTCCTTCAGGCAGCCGGGAAAACCGGCAAGGGAGTCAACATAAAAAAAGGCCAGTTCATGGCACCGGAAGACATGAAGCTGCAGGCTGACAAAGTTGCGGCGACCGGAAATTCCAAAGTGATGCTTACAGAGCGCGGCGCAAGCTTCGGTTATCACAACCTTGTTGTCGACATGAGGTCTCTGGTCATAATGCGCGACAGCGGCTTCCCTGTCATTCTGGATGCGACTCATTCAGTTCAGTTGCCGGGCGCAGAGAAAGACAAAACGGGCGGCCAACCCGAATATATTTTCCCAATCGCTCGCGCCGGAGTTGCAGTTGGAATTGACGGGCTCTTTCTTGAAACCCATCCTGAACCGAGGAAGGCATTAAGTGATGCCTCCACGCAACTCCCGTTTGAGTCATTCGAGCCGCTGCTCACTCAGGTGAAGAAGATCGACATGCTGAGACGAGAACTGTGA
- the pta gene encoding phosphate acetyltransferase, translated as METKLVESIKAKAKALNRRVVLPDATDERAILAARKITDQTIANIFLIGNEKEIRKKAEDSGAHLNGIAIVDPENHDNAERYARTFYEMRKSKGITPEQAVQTMKHPLFWGAMMLKDGLADGSVAGSLSTTGDVLRAGIQVIGMQEGISIVSSFFLIVFPNKVYTFADCGVVPNPNAEQLADIAITTAGNHQKLVGEEPRVAMLSFSTKGSAKHELVDKVVQATEIARKKAAHLKIDGELQLDAAIVPDVAKRKAPASSVAGEANVLIFPDLNAGNIGYKMAQRMGGADALGPIVQGLKKPAFDLSRGCSVQDIVDVVAINCVMGV; from the coding sequence ATGGAAACAAAATTAGTTGAATCAATCAAGGCGAAAGCGAAGGCATTGAACCGCCGGGTCGTGCTGCCGGACGCGACGGATGAGCGCGCGATACTCGCGGCACGAAAAATCACTGACCAAACGATCGCAAACATTTTCCTTATCGGGAATGAAAAAGAAATCCGCAAAAAAGCAGAGGACTCAGGAGCTCACCTTAACGGAATTGCAATCGTGGATCCTGAAAATCACGACAACGCGGAGCGATATGCAAGGACTTTTTATGAGATGAGAAAATCGAAAGGCATAACTCCGGAGCAGGCTGTTCAAACCATGAAGCATCCTCTCTTTTGGGGAGCCATGATGCTGAAGGATGGACTCGCCGATGGAAGCGTCGCAGGTTCCCTTTCGACAACAGGCGACGTACTTCGAGCAGGAATCCAGGTAATAGGAATGCAGGAAGGAATCTCTATCGTATCAAGTTTCTTCCTGATTGTGTTTCCAAATAAAGTCTATACGTTTGCCGACTGCGGCGTAGTCCCGAATCCTAATGCAGAACAGCTCGCCGACATTGCCATTACCACCGCAGGGAATCATCAAAAGCTTGTCGGTGAAGAACCGCGAGTTGCGATGCTTTCGTTCTCGACAAAAGGCAGCGCGAAACATGAGCTGGTCGACAAGGTGGTGCAGGCCACCGAGATTGCGCGCAAGAAAGCGGCGCATTTGAAGATAGACGGAGAACTCCAGCTTGACGCCGCGATCGTTCCGGACGTAGCGAAGCGCAAAGCTCCGGCGAGCTCCGTCGCGGGCGAGGCCAACGTACTCATATTTCCCGACTTGAACGCAGGAAACATCGGTTACAAGATGGCACAGCGCATGGGCGGTGCGGATGCACTCGGGCCGATTGTACAGGGATTAAAGAAACCGGCTTTCGATCTTTCACGCGGATGCAGCGTTCAGGATATAGTAGACGTTGTTGCGATAAACTGCGTCATGGGTGTGTGA
- the aroF gene encoding 3-deoxy-7-phosphoheptulonate synthase, producing MVVVFEEEASEAEIENVIKVLNEFGFDVHRSTGVSRTILGAIGVKPDFDHRQIQVLPGVDEVYRVTEPYKLANRTFKPEGTVIEIKGVKIGGNEVVVMAGPCAVENENQLFTIADNVAKNGAKILRGGAFKPRTSPYSFQGLGEDGLKLLRKAGDKFNLLVITEVMDTSQIDIVAQYADILQVGARNMQNFFLLKEIGKISKPVMLKRGLAATVEEWLMAAEYILAGGNRNVMLCERGIRTFENSTRNTLDINAIPVVHKKSHLPVIVDPSHATGIREKVVPVARAAVAVGADGIMVEVHNDPAKALSDGPQSLFPDQFIQMMKEIRLIAEAIGRKVA from the coding sequence ATGGTTGTGGTATTTGAAGAAGAAGCATCGGAAGCCGAGATCGAAAACGTAATAAAAGTTTTGAACGAGTTCGGCTTCGACGTCCATCGTTCGACAGGCGTTTCGAGAACTATACTTGGCGCAATCGGAGTAAAACCCGATTTCGACCACAGGCAGATCCAGGTTCTTCCGGGGGTCGACGAGGTATACCGTGTCACGGAGCCGTACAAACTCGCGAACAGGACATTCAAACCGGAAGGAACAGTCATCGAGATCAAAGGGGTAAAGATCGGCGGGAACGAGGTGGTGGTCATGGCTGGACCATGCGCGGTTGAAAATGAGAATCAACTTTTCACGATAGCGGATAATGTCGCAAAGAACGGAGCAAAGATTCTTCGCGGCGGCGCATTCAAGCCGAGAACTTCCCCCTATTCGTTTCAGGGATTGGGCGAAGACGGACTGAAGCTGCTGAGGAAGGCAGGAGACAAATTCAACCTCCTGGTGATCACCGAAGTCATGGATACAAGCCAGATTGATATAGTGGCACAATATGCCGACATTCTTCAGGTCGGCGCGCGCAACATGCAGAATTTCTTTCTGTTGAAAGAGATCGGGAAAATATCCAAACCGGTCATGCTGAAGCGCGGGCTCGCCGCAACTGTCGAAGAATGGCTTATGGCAGCTGAATACATACTTGCGGGAGGAAACAGGAACGTTATGTTGTGTGAGCGCGGGATACGGACATTCGAGAATTCCACGAGGAATACACTCGACATTAACGCGATTCCTGTCGTACACAAAAAGAGTCATCTCCCGGTAATTGTCGATCCGTCCCATGCAACCGGCATTCGTGAAAAGGTCGTACCGGTCGCAAGAGCTGCCGTCGCTGTGGGTGCCGACGGGATTATGGTCGAAGTTCACAACGATCCGGCAAAGGCGCTCTCCGACGGCCCGCAATCTCTCTTCCCTGACCAGTTCATTCAAATGATGAAGGAAATCAGACTGATCGCTGAAGCTATCGGAAGGAAAGTCGCTTAA
- a CDS encoding HAD hydrolase family protein produces the protein MTKLQSLLPKLKKIKAIFLDVDGVLTDGTIIYGPDGIEMKIFDSQDGFGITNATNSGIRVGIITGRQSEVVKRRAMELGVVDLYQGSIDKITPFEEIKKIYSLESSEIAYVGDDILDLPLLRKVGFSAAPANAVREVRTKVDYVSKSRGGQGAVREIIDLILKAQKKI, from the coding sequence ATGACAAAACTACAATCACTCCTTCCGAAGCTGAAAAAAATCAAAGCAATTTTTCTGGACGTCGACGGAGTCCTTACCGATGGAACCATAATTTACGGACCCGACGGCATCGAAATGAAAATATTCGACTCGCAGGACGGCTTCGGGATCACAAATGCGACGAACAGCGGAATCAGAGTCGGAATAATTACCGGGCGGCAATCCGAGGTCGTTAAGCGGCGCGCCATGGAACTCGGCGTTGTCGATCTATATCAGGGATCAATCGACAAGATAACTCCATTCGAGGAGATCAAGAAAATCTATTCGCTTGAATCATCAGAGATCGCATACGTTGGCGACGACATCCTTGACCTTCCGCTCCTTCGCAAAGTCGGATTCAGCGCTGCGCCGGCAAATGCGGTCAGAGAAGTGCGGACGAAAGTCGATTACGTCAGCAAGTCGCGCGGCGGACAAGGTGCCGTCCGGGAAATAATCGATCTAATCTTAAAGGCGCAGAAGAAGATATGA
- a CDS encoding KpsF/GutQ family sugar-phosphate isomerase, which translates to MNSPMDAIKKGKEVVRIEAEAIRALENKIDEAFAGVVDLISKINGRVVITGMGKSGLIARKIVATMNSTGTPAIYMHPSDAVHGDLGMVRPEDVVVCISKSGDTEEILQLVPLFKRIGVPIISIIGNKVSKLGRESDFVLDASVEQEACPYDLAPTASTTAALVIGDALAIALLDRKNFTEEEFAMFHPGGNLGKRLFLRLEELMVKGKDIPKVAVSTSLRETILVMTSGRLGAACVVNSDNQLVGIITDGDLRRLLQKDLDFSHLIIDDVMTRNPKFVKQNTLAVAALELMENFNISQLVVVDDFHKPAGMIHLHDLVKAGLSSKSES; encoded by the coding sequence ATGAATTCTCCGATGGATGCTATTAAAAAAGGAAAAGAAGTAGTCAGAATAGAAGCCGAAGCGATTCGCGCGCTCGAAAATAAAATAGATGAAGCCTTTGCGGGGGTCGTCGATTTGATTTCGAAAATAAACGGCCGCGTTGTCATCACCGGCATGGGAAAATCGGGCCTCATCGCGCGGAAGATCGTGGCGACTATGAATTCGACCGGAACGCCGGCCATTTACATGCATCCAAGCGACGCAGTCCATGGCGATTTGGGAATGGTGAGACCGGAGGATGTCGTCGTATGCATTTCGAAGAGCGGAGACACGGAAGAAATCCTACAGCTCGTTCCATTGTTCAAGCGAATCGGAGTTCCAATTATCTCGATCATCGGCAACAAGGTGTCCAAGCTGGGAAGAGAAAGCGATTTCGTTCTCGATGCAAGTGTTGAACAAGAAGCATGCCCGTACGATCTGGCACCCACTGCCTCGACGACGGCAGCGCTCGTCATCGGCGACGCACTCGCAATCGCACTGCTGGATCGCAAGAATTTTACCGAAGAAGAATTCGCTATGTTCCATCCCGGCGGAAACCTCGGCAAGCGGCTTTTCCTGCGACTGGAGGAACTGATGGTGAAAGGGAAAGACATCCCCAAGGTTGCCGTGTCGACATCTCTCAGGGAAACGATTCTTGTGATGACGTCGGGAAGATTGGGAGCCGCCTGTGTGGTTAATTCTGATAATCAGCTCGTCGGAATAATAACAGACGGCGACTTACGAAGGCTTCTGCAGAAGGATCTTGATTTTTCTCACTTGATTATCGACGACGTCATGACAAGAAATCCAAAATTTGTGAAACAAAATACACTCGCCGTTGCGGCTCTCGAACTGATGGAGAATTTTAATATCTCGCAGCTGGTAGTCGTGGACGATTTTCATAAACCGGCGGGCATGATCCATCTCCACGACCTTGTAAAAGCGGGACTTTCTTCCAAATCGGAATCATGA